From one Triticum aestivum cultivar Chinese Spring chromosome 4B, IWGSC CS RefSeq v2.1, whole genome shotgun sequence genomic stretch:
- the LOC123092205 gene encoding transcription factor RF2b translates to MQQPKPADPPGRPFPPPSPSMAAAATAMRGAHHRRARSEVAFHLPDDLDIGGGADGDGSAGFDEIGSEDDLFSTFMDIEKISSGPAAGSDRDRDRAAETSSPPRPKHRYSSSVDGSGLFSAAGSAARRDAAAAQALADVLEAKKAMSPEQLAELAAIDPKRAKRILANRQSAARSKERKARYMTELERKVQTLQTEATTLSAQLTLFQRDTTGLSSENAELKIRLQAMEQQAQLRDALNDALKQEVERLKMATGEMSNSSDAYSVGLQHVLYNSSFFPQSQQNTAQHQGGARFPPPFHPPHPNVPNHQMLSHPNTLSDIMQQDHLARLQGLDISKGHPVVKSESSSISASESSSTF, encoded by the exons ATGCAGCAGCCCAAACCCGCCGATCCGCCGGGCCGGCCCTTCCCGCCGCcttccccgtcgatggcggcggcggccacggCCATGCGCGGGGCGCACCACCGCCGCGCCAGATCTGAGGTCGCCTTCCACCTCCCGGACGACCTCGACatcggcggcggcgccgacggcgaCGGCTCCGCGGGCTTCGACGAGATCGGCTCCGAGGACGACCTCTTCTCCACATTCATGGACATCGAGAAGATCTCCTCCGGCCCCGCCGCGGGCTCAGACCGCGACCGCGACCGCGCCGCCGAGACCTCCTCCCCGCCGCGCCCCAAGCACCGGTACAGCAGCTCGGTCGACGGCTCCGGCCTCTTTTCCGCTGCCGGCAGCGCTGCGCGGCGGGACGCCGCTGCCGCCCAAGCGCTGGCGGATGTCCTGGAGGCCAAGAAGGCCATGTCCCCCGAGCAGCTCGCCGAGCTCGCAGCCATTGACCCCAAGCGCGCCAAAAG AATTCTAGCAAACAGGCAATCTGCGGCTAGATCAAAAGAAAGGAAGGCTCGTTATATGACAGAACTTGAGCGGAAGGTTCAAACTCTTCAGACTGAAGCGACCACTCTCTCAGCTCAGCTCACGTTATTTCAG AGAGATACAACTGGGCTTTCTTCAGAAAATGCAGAGCTCAAGATAAGGTTGCAGGCCATGGAGCAGCAGGCTCAACTGCGTGATG CTCTGAATGACGCACTGAAGCAGGAAGTGGAGAGGCTCAAGATGGCTACGGGTGAGATGTCAAATTCCAGTGATGCATATAGCGTGGGATTGCAACATGTCCTGTACAACTCGTCCTTCTTCCCACAGTCCCAGCAAAACACAGCCCAGCACCAGGGGGGCGCCCGGTTTCCACCCCCATTCCACCCGCCTCATCCTAATGTACCAAACCATCAGATGCTATCCCACCCAAACACGCTGTCAGATATCATGCAACAAGATCATCTTGCGCGGCTCCAGGGTTTGGACATCAGCAAAGGGCATCCAGTTGTTAAGTCAGAGAGCAGCTCGATCTCTGCCAGCGAAAGCAGCAGTACATTCTAA